In a single window of the Pontibacter russatus genome:
- a CDS encoding SPW repeat domain-containing protein translates to MWAQIINALLGIWLMASPALLRFEGIAADNSHIVGPIIASFAVISWWEATRVVRLYNIPPAAWLLLAPWVLGYESTSALVNDMLVGAVVLGLSFVKGRITEKFGGGWSAIWQSDSPHAQEARRQPRTEME, encoded by the coding sequence ATGTGGGCACAAATTATAAACGCACTGCTGGGCATCTGGCTCATGGCCTCGCCCGCCCTTCTTCGGTTTGAAGGCATCGCCGCCGACAACAGCCACATCGTGGGGCCTATTATCGCTTCGTTTGCGGTCATCTCGTGGTGGGAGGCTACCCGGGTGGTCCGGCTGTACAATATCCCCCCCGCCGCCTGGCTGCTGCTGGCCCCGTGGGTGCTGGGCTACGAGAGCACGAGCGCCCTCGTAAACGACATGCTGGTTGGGGCAGTAGTGCTGGGTCTCAGCTTTGTGAAGGGCAGGATAACAGAAAAGTTCGGCGGTGGCTGGTCCGCCATCTGGCAATCGGACTCGCCGCACGCGCAGGAGGCCCGGAGGCAGCCGCGGACGGAGATGGAGTAG
- a CDS encoding alpha/beta fold hydrolase, whose translation MSTVYLISGLGADWRMFRFLKLPAHLQRHYVEWLPPQHISEPLPAYAQRLKQQITDPHPILIGLSFGGLAAIELAKILQPGKTIIISSLATRHDLPWYYRALGKLRLHQWVPLRVLQSGLPFAPWFFGAHTRPEKTLLKEVILGVDAAYLRWSLGQLLDWPQQEVLPGLVQIHGTADRVLPLNDRPGLIKVTAGEHLMVMDRADEISAILRKILASA comes from the coding sequence ATGAGCACTGTTTACCTGATCAGCGGCCTGGGCGCCGACTGGCGCATGTTCCGGTTTCTGAAGCTGCCGGCGCACCTGCAGCGGCATTACGTGGAATGGCTGCCTCCCCAGCACATCAGCGAGCCCCTGCCTGCTTATGCGCAGCGCCTGAAGCAGCAGATAACCGATCCGCACCCCATCCTCATCGGGCTGTCGTTCGGCGGACTGGCGGCCATTGAACTGGCCAAAATCCTGCAGCCAGGTAAAACAATTATCATCTCGAGCCTCGCCACACGCCATGACCTGCCGTGGTACTACCGCGCATTGGGTAAGCTGAGGCTGCACCAATGGGTACCGCTGCGGGTGCTGCAGAGTGGCCTGCCTTTCGCGCCCTGGTTCTTTGGGGCACACACCCGACCAGAGAAGACGCTTTTGAAGGAAGTTATACTAGGTGTAGATGCCGCGTACCTTCGCTGGTCGTTGGGGCAGTTGCTGGACTGGCCGCAACAGGAAGTGTTGCCGGGGCTGGTGCAGATCCACGGCACCGCCGACCGGGTGCTGCCGCTCAACGACAGGCCGGGCCTCATCAAGGTAACAGCGGGCGAACACTTGATGGTCATGGACCGGGCCGATGAAATAAGTGCTATCTTGCGCAAAATTTTAGCAAGCGCATGA
- a CDS encoding glycoside hydrolase family 95 protein, whose protein sequence is MTYKYFLLSFLISLCFIHYGYAQNGPRLWYKQPAQIWEASLPLGNGRLGAMPDGNILNENIVLNDITLWSGGPQDADDPEAVKYLPEIRRLLFEGKNDEAEALMYKTFVSKGPGSGQGKGANVPYGSYQVLGNLHLKLDYGIDTSLIQVSGYKRALSLDSAIASSSYTINGVNYKREYFSSFTDDVIIIRLSADQPGKLNLTVNLDRPERYKTTVEGEEMVMRGQLNNGTDGNGMRYITKVRLKPEGGNIIADDSTLQLQQANAVVLYVSAATDYKEADFEKKASDLMRMAVQKPYATLKTEHVRAFQPLLHSATLDLGVNPKVEGLPTDERLKAFEKEADDPGLAALYFQYGRYLLISSTRPGLLPPNLQGLWANTIDTPWNGDYHLDINIQMNHWPLDVTNLPMLNQPFFDLVESLVEPGEKTAKVYYQGEGWVAHVITNVWGYTSPGEHPSWGATNSGSGWLCHMLWRHYAFTQDTAYLRKLYPVIKGSAEFYLSTLVKHPEHEWLVTAPSNSPENAFRLPNGKTAHVAIAPTVDNQIIRQLFSHVIEASQTLDIDAGFRSKLKEARAKLPPSRIGADGRLMEWLKEYEEADPHHRHVSHLWGVYPGNEITLSGTPELAKAVEASLEKRGDISTGWSLAWKINLWARLGDGDRAFKLLRDLLKPTNYQGFNMNDGGGTYPNLFCAHPPFQIDGNFGGTAGIAEMLVQSHAGFIQFLPALPPQWKDGNYEGLRVRGGGVTGAKWKDNVLQQASLQADITNTFRVKVPENAKGVRVKINKSNRKKKMQGGVVEVALEKDQKAILTFIY, encoded by the coding sequence ATGACGTATAAATATTTCCTGCTCAGTTTCCTGATAAGTCTCTGTTTTATTCACTACGGCTATGCTCAAAACGGACCCCGGCTGTGGTATAAGCAGCCAGCCCAAATATGGGAGGCGTCTCTTCCCCTGGGAAATGGCCGGTTGGGTGCTATGCCCGATGGGAATATACTGAACGAAAACATTGTGTTGAATGACATTACCCTCTGGTCGGGCGGGCCCCAGGATGCGGATGACCCGGAAGCCGTAAAGTATCTGCCTGAGATACGGCGCCTGCTTTTTGAAGGAAAAAACGATGAGGCAGAGGCGCTGATGTATAAAACTTTTGTGAGTAAAGGACCAGGATCGGGGCAGGGCAAGGGAGCGAACGTGCCTTATGGCAGTTACCAGGTATTAGGGAACCTGCACCTGAAACTCGACTACGGCATTGATACCTCCCTTATCCAAGTCTCAGGCTACAAAAGGGCATTGTCCCTGGACAGTGCCATCGCCAGCAGTAGCTACACTATCAACGGCGTAAACTATAAAAGAGAATACTTCAGCAGCTTTACCGACGACGTTATCATCATCCGACTTTCTGCCGACCAGCCCGGGAAGCTGAATCTTACAGTTAACTTGGACCGGCCTGAAAGATATAAAACGACTGTAGAAGGAGAGGAAATGGTGATGCGTGGGCAGTTAAACAACGGTACCGATGGAAACGGAATGCGGTATATTACGAAAGTCCGGCTGAAGCCGGAAGGGGGTAATATCATAGCAGACGACAGCACGCTTCAGTTGCAACAGGCGAATGCGGTTGTTTTATATGTTTCTGCCGCTACGGATTATAAAGAGGCGGATTTTGAGAAGAAGGCTTCTGATTTGATGCGTATGGCCGTTCAAAAGCCATATGCGACGCTGAAAACGGAGCATGTCAGGGCTTTCCAGCCACTGTTACACAGCGCGACTCTTGATCTGGGCGTGAACCCGAAAGTGGAAGGCTTACCCACCGATGAGCGGCTGAAAGCTTTTGAGAAAGAAGCGGATGACCCTGGTTTAGCCGCCTTGTATTTCCAGTACGGGCGCTACCTCTTGATCAGCAGTACCCGGCCGGGGTTATTGCCCCCCAATTTACAGGGTTTGTGGGCAAACACTATCGATACGCCCTGGAACGGGGACTATCATCTTGATATCAATATTCAGATGAACCACTGGCCTTTGGATGTGACCAACCTGCCTATGTTGAACCAGCCCTTTTTTGACCTGGTGGAAAGCCTGGTGGAGCCAGGGGAAAAAACCGCGAAGGTCTACTACCAGGGGGAAGGCTGGGTCGCCCATGTCATCACGAATGTGTGGGGGTATACTTCTCCGGGGGAACACCCGTCCTGGGGAGCCACAAACTCCGGTTCCGGGTGGTTATGCCATATGCTGTGGCGGCATTACGCCTTTACGCAGGACACCGCCTACTTGCGAAAACTATACCCCGTCATTAAAGGTTCTGCTGAATTTTACCTGAGCACTTTGGTGAAGCATCCTGAGCATGAGTGGCTGGTAACTGCACCTTCTAATTCTCCTGAGAATGCCTTTCGCCTGCCTAACGGGAAAACAGCCCACGTGGCCATAGCCCCCACCGTTGATAATCAAATCATCCGGCAGCTATTCTCTCACGTAATTGAGGCCTCTCAGACGCTTGATATAGATGCAGGCTTCCGATCAAAGCTGAAAGAGGCCAGAGCGAAGTTGCCACCAAGTAGGATTGGAGCGGATGGAAGGCTGATGGAGTGGCTGAAAGAATATGAAGAAGCCGACCCGCACCACCGCCATGTTTCTCATCTGTGGGGAGTATATCCGGGCAATGAAATTACCCTATCCGGTACCCCTGAACTTGCTAAGGCCGTCGAGGCTTCCCTCGAGAAGCGGGGCGACATAAGTACCGGCTGGTCTCTTGCCTGGAAGATCAATTTATGGGCACGCCTGGGTGATGGAGACCGTGCCTTCAAACTGCTGCGGGATTTATTAAAGCCCACAAATTATCAAGGATTCAATATGAACGATGGAGGAGGCACTTATCCGAATTTATTTTGCGCGCATCCGCCTTTTCAGATCGATGGTAATTTTGGGGGAACGGCGGGTATAGCTGAAATGCTCGTGCAAAGCCACGCCGGGTTCATACAGTTTTTACCTGCTTTGCCTCCGCAATGGAAAGACGGGAACTATGAAGGTTTACGTGTGCGAGGCGGCGGGGTAACGGGTGCTAAATGGAAGGACAATGTCCTGCAGCAGGCATCCCTGCAGGCCGATATAACCAATACATTCAGAGTAAAAGTTCCAGAGAATGCCAAGGGGGTGAGGGTAAAGATAAACAAGTCAAACAGGAAAAAGAAAATGCAGGGAGGTGTTGTTGAGGTAGCCTTGGAAAAAGATCAAAAAGCTATCCTGACATTTATATATTAA
- a CDS encoding glycosyl hydrolase family 95 catalytic domain-containing protein, whose translation MPPWKGDYHHDLNTQLSYWPCYTSNHIDLGEGYLNWLWDNYPTFVKYTKAYFGTKGLNVPGVTTLTGEPMGGWIQYAFGPTVSGWLAQHFYLHWRYTMDRNFLEEKAYPWFREVAIYLDEVSETGEGGYRKLPISSSPEFHDNSREAWFGSTTNFDLAIIRFVYAKAEELALELGKKDEAAKWKALLSQWPDLAVDGKTGLMVAPGEPYSVSHRHFSHLMAIHPLGLINWSDGEKERAIIRNTIENLQKQGTSAWVGYSFSWLGNLQARMLDGEGAAETLRIFATSFCLPNSFHVNGDQSGKGYSNATYRPFTLEGNFAFAAGLQEMLLQSHEGFIRLFPAIPDDWEKASFEGFRAQGGVSVSASIKKDTVVETTLQSEKDVVVRLMNPFDGDCWVEGVHLYDGEIYERTIKKGEKARLSFKNSR comes from the coding sequence TTGCCCCCATGGAAAGGTGATTACCATCATGACCTGAATACACAATTAAGCTACTGGCCCTGCTATACATCCAACCATATAGACCTGGGGGAGGGATACCTTAATTGGCTCTGGGATAATTATCCTACTTTCGTAAAATATACGAAAGCCTACTTTGGTACCAAAGGGCTAAACGTTCCCGGTGTGACGACCCTTACTGGTGAACCCATGGGAGGTTGGATTCAATATGCGTTTGGTCCAACGGTATCAGGGTGGTTGGCACAGCATTTTTACCTTCATTGGCGCTACACAATGGACCGGAACTTTTTAGAGGAAAAGGCATACCCTTGGTTTAGAGAAGTAGCTATTTACCTGGACGAAGTATCTGAGACTGGAGAAGGTGGATACAGAAAGCTGCCAATCAGCTCCTCTCCTGAATTTCACGATAATAGCCGGGAGGCCTGGTTTGGAAGCACAACCAATTTTGACCTGGCTATTATAAGGTTTGTTTATGCCAAAGCAGAAGAGTTGGCTCTTGAACTTGGCAAGAAGGACGAAGCGGCAAAATGGAAGGCCCTGCTTTCCCAGTGGCCGGATTTGGCTGTTGATGGCAAGACCGGCTTGATGGTTGCCCCAGGAGAGCCCTACTCGGTATCACACCGGCATTTTTCTCACCTTATGGCGATTCACCCGCTGGGATTAATTAATTGGTCAGACGGAGAGAAGGAGCGGGCCATCATCCGCAACACTATAGAGAACCTCCAGAAGCAGGGAACTTCAGCCTGGGTGGGATATTCCTTTAGTTGGCTGGGTAACTTACAGGCAAGAATGCTGGACGGAGAAGGGGCCGCAGAGACATTGAGAATCTTTGCGACAAGTTTCTGCCTTCCCAATAGTTTCCATGTCAATGGCGACCAGTCTGGAAAGGGTTACAGCAATGCCACCTACCGGCCATTCACACTGGAGGGAAACTTTGCCTTTGCCGCAGGACTTCAGGAAATGCTGCTGCAAAGTCATGAGGGTTTCATCCGACTCTTTCCTGCTATTCCAGATGATTGGGAAAAGGCCTCTTTCGAAGGATTCAGAGCCCAGGGAGGGGTGTCTGTTTCAGCCAGCATAAAAAAAGACACTGTTGTCGAAACGACACTACAATCAGAAAAGGACGTGGTGGTAAGATTAATGAATCCTTTCGATGGCGATTGCTGGGTAGAGGGTGTACACTTATATGATGGAGAAATCTATGAAAGAACCATCAAGAAAGGTGAAAAGGCCCGTCTTAGTTTTAAAAACAGTAGATAG
- a CDS encoding RagB/SusD family nutrient uptake outer membrane protein codes for MLLVSSGCEKDFLEKNPLDQISSANFWRSKSDFDMALAASYATLQNGMFSAGMPNMDALTDNGYGQHNYWGSQAIVQGNISPSTGGYISDVYNASYQAIARFNIFLQQLDAYKGADIDDELGARYEAEVRFLRGYFYFQLYSSYGAVPLVTEPLTLETQVQPKAPAEQVLGQVMSDLDFAIQSLPAEPYYTNNGHAVKTSAEALKARVLLYAAYDENGQPDPEMLTQARDLLLSVMGAGYELDPVYENVFRDGTQEGNKEIIFSVKFLAPDNATAMDQWYGDWLVVSPLQDLVDAYESIDGLPWGISPLTNPEDPTENRDPRLETTVFFDMVTIDGEVHSPSNNRPTGYGVAKFLSPGLMPYGYSTQSQQDWVMLRYAEVLLMYAEAQNELIGPDPSVYEAINAVRSRAGMPDIPAGLNQEQMRERIRHERRIELAFEGLRYYDLKRWRTAETVLNGVTDGILPYHFEERFYLWPIPQTEIDKSQGVLEQNPDYL; via the coding sequence ATGCTTCTTGTCTCGAGCGGCTGTGAAAAAGATTTTCTTGAGAAGAACCCACTCGACCAGATATCCTCTGCTAACTTCTGGCGATCCAAGTCGGATTTTGATATGGCCTTGGCCGCAAGTTACGCAACGCTGCAGAATGGAATGTTCTCCGCCGGAATGCCTAACATGGATGCGCTGACTGATAATGGCTATGGGCAACATAATTACTGGGGGAGTCAGGCCATCGTTCAGGGCAATATCTCTCCTTCCACCGGGGGGTACATTTCTGATGTTTACAATGCGAGCTACCAGGCCATTGCCCGCTTTAACATCTTTCTGCAGCAATTAGATGCATATAAGGGCGCAGATATTGACGACGAACTTGGGGCACGATATGAAGCGGAGGTCAGGTTCCTGAGAGGGTATTTTTATTTTCAGCTGTATTCCAGCTACGGTGCCGTGCCTTTGGTTACCGAGCCCCTGACGCTGGAAACGCAGGTACAGCCTAAGGCGCCTGCCGAGCAGGTATTGGGCCAGGTTATGTCTGATCTGGATTTTGCCATACAATCGCTGCCCGCCGAGCCCTACTACACCAACAACGGGCATGCCGTGAAAACCTCAGCAGAGGCTTTGAAGGCTCGGGTGCTGCTATATGCCGCCTATGATGAAAACGGGCAACCCGATCCTGAAATGCTGACCCAGGCAAGAGATCTGCTTCTATCGGTGATGGGGGCCGGCTATGAGCTGGACCCGGTATACGAGAACGTGTTCAGGGATGGAACGCAGGAGGGAAACAAGGAAATAATTTTCTCTGTTAAATTTCTGGCTCCGGACAATGCCACCGCTATGGACCAATGGTACGGTGACTGGTTGGTGGTGAGCCCGCTGCAGGACCTGGTGGACGCCTACGAAAGCATTGACGGCCTGCCATGGGGCATTTCTCCTCTAACCAATCCAGAGGATCCCACAGAGAACCGGGACCCGCGCCTGGAGACGACAGTATTCTTCGATATGGTAACAATCGATGGGGAGGTACACTCACCGTCTAATAACAGGCCCACAGGCTATGGGGTAGCCAAATTTCTCAGCCCGGGCCTGATGCCCTATGGCTATTCTACCCAAAGCCAGCAGGACTGGGTGATGCTCCGGTATGCGGAGGTGTTGCTCATGTATGCGGAGGCACAAAATGAGCTCATTGGGCCTGATCCGTCGGTTTATGAGGCAATTAATGCCGTTAGATCCAGGGCAGGCATGCCCGATATCCCAGCGGGCCTGAATCAGGAGCAGATGCGAGAAAGAATCCGCCACGAAAGAAGGATTGAACTGGCCTTTGAGGGGCTGCGGTATTACGATCTGAAAAGATGGCGGACAGCGGAAACGGTACTAAACGGAGTAACGGACGGTATCCTGCCCTATCATTTTGAAGAGCGGTTCTACCTGTGGCCGATTCCACAGACTGAAATCGATAAAAGCCAGGGAGTACTCGAGCAAAATCCGGACTATCTGTAG
- a CDS encoding SusC/RagA family TonB-linked outer membrane protein → MEKKLHHKKKALEVFSGMRKSRGRLSLLLLGLCAMQYPVQAQEYPGAGTMVVAAANPPQKAAEASTLLALHNRAVSARKSTYQAVTVSGTVTDENGEGLPGVTVLLKGTTTGTATGADGSFSLATPDGNGTLVVSFIGYTTQEVPINNRAVVDVALVPDTEALEEVVVVGYGTQKKENLTGSVASVDGEVLTRRPVTNPVSALQGRMPGVRIVQNSGEPGNEGLSVRIRGIGTFSGAGSNPLVLIDGVEGNLANLDPNSIESISVLKDAASASIYGSRAANGVVLVTTKKGKAGELNFEYSGNYGVHTPTKMLDLITNSAEYMELWNEAKLNTGITSGLYTQEQIDLYRNATDRTLYPNADWVDIMFNPAPTFTHNLSFNGGSKDTHFYVALGYVDQEGVMKGFDYKKYNAQFNIGSQISNRVQFGANVSLMKGDRTAARQGSGDTFLATLSQAPTYLPWLPDGSGRYTFKAYDFESNNKNPFAIVENDVLRNTVNYNVNVQGWTDVKIFENLSWYTKAAIVGDFGSWSDWRPQVPLYNYHSGEFMSDLDVGGRGLVNQEERNIYTNLFTYLKYENEIGAGHLLNAQLGFSQEENTFKYLYGYRRDFPSNVLRELNAGSPAVQNSSGSTNEWALQSFFGRLGYNYRERYLVEFNLRYDGTSRLHTDNRWGVFPSLSAGWRLSEEEFIKNAGFNWLGEFKIRGSYGELGNQNIGIYPYQSILSLTGNYPFDNANLSSGAAQTSLANRNITWETTKIADVGVDMTLFRGLSVTFDWYKKTTTDILRSSQITGIVGLSAPTVNNGTMANTGVELGLGYRNEIKSGVFEGLTYNIGLNADHFRNELTEFGEKEIGGITIKEEGRPWDTFYMLEWDGIFQSADEVAAAPKQYNDKTEPGDLRFKDQNGDNVINDDDRVPVDGRYPDLNYAFNLSSSWKGFDLSFFFQGESGRSVFVNNWGTIPFIQGTPPTTDWRDRWTPENPSATVPKMYWGFSAPSKISRNSTYFLQDATYLRLKNLTIGYTLPGSLTQRISVKRLRLYVSGDNIWTITDYPGLDPERADNGNFLNYPQNKIYSAGLNIQF, encoded by the coding sequence ATGGAAAAAAAGCTACACCACAAGAAAAAGGCTTTAGAAGTCTTTTCAGGCATGAGGAAGAGCAGGGGGAGGCTATCGCTGTTGCTCCTGGGGTTATGCGCCATGCAGTATCCCGTGCAGGCGCAGGAATACCCTGGAGCTGGCACGATGGTAGTTGCTGCTGCCAACCCTCCCCAAAAAGCCGCTGAGGCGAGCACCCTGCTGGCGCTGCACAACAGGGCCGTTTCCGCGCGAAAGAGCACTTACCAGGCTGTGACCGTTTCCGGCACCGTCACCGATGAGAACGGGGAGGGCTTGCCGGGCGTGACAGTATTGCTAAAGGGAACCACCACCGGCACGGCAACAGGTGCGGACGGGAGTTTCTCCCTGGCCACCCCCGACGGCAACGGCACCCTTGTCGTCTCCTTCATTGGCTACACCACGCAGGAAGTGCCGATAAACAACCGGGCTGTGGTTGATGTGGCGCTGGTGCCGGATACCGAGGCCCTGGAGGAGGTGGTGGTGGTGGGGTATGGGACACAGAAAAAAGAAAACCTGACGGGTTCTGTAGCAAGCGTAGACGGCGAGGTGCTCACCAGGCGACCAGTCACGAACCCCGTTTCTGCGCTTCAGGGCCGAATGCCTGGTGTAAGGATAGTGCAGAACTCAGGAGAGCCAGGCAATGAGGGCTTGTCTGTGCGCATCAGGGGGATCGGCACTTTCAGCGGCGCCGGGTCCAACCCGCTGGTGCTGATAGACGGGGTGGAAGGGAACCTTGCCAACCTGGACCCCAATAGCATCGAGAGCATATCTGTTTTAAAAGACGCTGCTTCTGCTTCCATATATGGCTCCCGTGCCGCAAACGGGGTTGTCCTGGTCACTACCAAAAAAGGAAAGGCAGGCGAGCTCAATTTCGAGTACAGCGGGAACTATGGGGTACACACTCCCACGAAGATGCTGGACCTGATTACCAACTCCGCAGAGTATATGGAGTTGTGGAATGAAGCCAAGCTTAATACCGGCATCACTTCCGGCTTGTACACGCAGGAGCAGATCGATCTCTACCGCAACGCGACAGACAGAACCCTCTACCCGAACGCCGACTGGGTGGATATCATGTTCAATCCTGCCCCCACCTTCACGCACAACCTGAGCTTCAATGGAGGCAGCAAGGACACGCATTTTTATGTGGCCCTGGGATATGTGGACCAGGAGGGGGTCATGAAGGGGTTTGACTATAAGAAATACAATGCCCAATTCAACATAGGGTCGCAGATCAGCAACAGGGTTCAGTTCGGGGCGAACGTCTCGTTGATGAAAGGAGACAGAACGGCTGCACGGCAGGGCTCCGGGGACACTTTCCTGGCAACCCTGTCACAGGCGCCTACCTACCTTCCGTGGCTGCCGGACGGAAGCGGCCGCTATACCTTCAAGGCATACGACTTTGAGTCTAACAACAAAAACCCTTTTGCCATAGTTGAAAATGATGTTCTGAGGAATACCGTTAACTATAATGTAAATGTGCAGGGTTGGACGGATGTGAAAATATTCGAAAACCTAAGCTGGTATACAAAGGCAGCCATCGTCGGCGACTTTGGGAGCTGGAGCGACTGGAGACCCCAGGTACCGCTGTATAATTATCATTCAGGAGAATTTATGTCCGACCTCGATGTGGGTGGCAGAGGGCTGGTCAACCAGGAGGAGCGAAACATCTACACCAACTTGTTCACCTACCTCAAGTATGAGAATGAGATAGGTGCAGGGCATCTGCTGAATGCACAGCTTGGGTTCAGCCAGGAAGAGAACACGTTCAAATACCTTTACGGATACCGGAGGGATTTCCCCAGCAATGTATTAAGAGAGCTGAACGCCGGGAGCCCCGCGGTACAGAACTCCAGCGGTTCAACCAACGAGTGGGCCCTGCAGTCGTTCTTTGGCCGGTTGGGATATAACTACAGGGAGCGGTACCTGGTGGAATTCAACCTCCGGTATGACGGCACTTCCCGTTTGCACACGGATAACCGATGGGGGGTATTCCCGTCCTTGTCAGCCGGGTGGCGCTTAAGCGAAGAAGAGTTCATAAAGAACGCAGGCTTCAATTGGCTGGGCGAGTTCAAGATCCGCGGCTCGTACGGGGAGTTGGGCAACCAGAACATCGGCATTTATCCCTACCAAAGTATTCTTAGCCTGACCGGCAACTACCCGTTTGACAACGCGAACCTGTCCTCCGGCGCGGCCCAGACATCGCTTGCAAACCGGAACATCACCTGGGAGACCACCAAAATTGCGGACGTCGGGGTTGACATGACCCTGTTCAGAGGCCTTTCAGTCACTTTCGACTGGTATAAAAAGACCACTACGGATATTCTGAGAAGTTCGCAGATAACCGGGATAGTAGGTTTGAGCGCCCCCACCGTGAACAATGGAACAATGGCCAATACAGGGGTGGAGTTGGGCCTCGGGTACCGGAATGAGATCAAGTCCGGGGTGTTTGAGGGGCTTACTTATAACATAGGACTCAATGCTGACCACTTCAGGAACGAACTGACGGAGTTTGGGGAGAAGGAGATCGGGGGTATAACCATTAAAGAGGAGGGAAGGCCATGGGACACCTTCTATATGCTTGAGTGGGATGGGATATTCCAGAGCGCTGACGAGGTGGCGGCTGCTCCCAAGCAGTACAATGACAAAACGGAGCCCGGCGACCTGCGGTTTAAGGACCAGAACGGAGACAATGTGATCAATGACGATGACAGGGTTCCTGTTGACGGTAGGTACCCGGACCTCAACTACGCGTTTAACTTGAGTTCCTCCTGGAAGGGGTTCGACTTGTCCTTCTTTTTCCAGGGAGAAAGCGGCCGCAGTGTTTTTGTCAACAACTGGGGAACCATACCCTTTATACAGGGAACCCCTCCAACGACTGACTGGAGAGACCGCTGGACACCAGAGAACCCGTCTGCCACCGTACCTAAAATGTACTGGGGATTCAGCGCGCCGAGTAAAATCAGCAGGAATTCGACTTACTTCCTGCAGGACGCCACCTACCTCAGGCTAAAGAACCTGACCATAGGGTATACCCTGCCGGGGTCCCTGACGCAGCGGATAAGTGTAAAACGGCTGAGGCTATATGTTTCCGGCGACAACATCTGGACGATTACCGACTACCCTGGACTGGACCCGGAAAGAGCGGACAACGGGAACTTCCTGAACTACCCTCAAAACAAGATTTACTCTGCCGGGCTTAACATTCAATTTTAG
- a CDS encoding alkaline phosphatase PhoX, which produces MNKEQSNSRRDFLKMAGMASIGFMGLQYFVNTPAAASSSARNSYNVGYGPLLPDPKGILNLPKGFSYKIISRTGDPMSDGLFVPGAPDGMATFQGPKGRVILVRNHELQSNSLSGSPFGAQNELLSKVDKDKFYDFGKGVTPELGGTTTVVYNPATGEVEKQFLSLVGTTRNCAGGLTPWNTWITCEESVLKPGEANSCEKEHGYNFEVPARTKVKLTKAEPIKAMGRMNHEAVSVDPRTGIVYMTEDTGDSLIYRFIPKKNGKLLKGGRLQALAIREQKSYDTRNWADLTTPEFPVGQPFEVEWIDIDNVESPENDLRLQGFDKGAARFARGEGMWFGNNEVFFACTNGGKTMHGQVFRYVPSPYEGKAEEKSQPGKLELFVEPNDSTIANACDNMTVSQWGDLVLCEDNPAPYVVGITPKGEFYKLAQNVGFKSEFAGGVFSPSGDTYFVNLQGAGITVAVTGPWRKA; this is translated from the coding sequence ATGAACAAGGAGCAGAGCAACTCGAGACGCGACTTTTTGAAAATGGCCGGGATGGCCTCCATCGGATTTATGGGGCTGCAATACTTTGTGAACACGCCCGCTGCGGCCTCCTCCAGCGCCCGCAACAGTTACAATGTCGGCTACGGCCCGCTGCTCCCTGACCCGAAGGGTATTCTGAACCTCCCCAAGGGATTCTCCTACAAGATTATCTCCCGCACCGGAGACCCTATGAGCGATGGCCTGTTTGTGCCCGGCGCGCCGGACGGCATGGCGACTTTCCAGGGGCCGAAGGGGAGGGTCATACTGGTGCGGAACCATGAGTTGCAGAGCAACAGCCTGTCCGGAAGTCCGTTTGGGGCGCAGAACGAACTCCTGTCGAAAGTAGACAAAGACAAATTCTATGATTTCGGTAAGGGCGTGACACCCGAACTGGGCGGCACCACCACGGTGGTATATAACCCCGCCACCGGCGAGGTCGAGAAGCAGTTCCTGAGCCTGGTGGGCACCACCCGCAACTGTGCCGGCGGGCTCACCCCCTGGAACACCTGGATTACCTGCGAGGAGTCTGTGCTGAAGCCGGGCGAGGCGAACTCCTGCGAGAAAGAACACGGCTACAATTTTGAGGTTCCGGCCCGCACGAAGGTGAAACTTACCAAGGCAGAGCCCATCAAGGCCATGGGCAGGATGAACCACGAAGCCGTTTCGGTGGACCCGCGCACAGGCATCGTGTATATGACTGAGGATACCGGCGACAGCCTGATTTACCGCTTCATCCCGAAAAAGAACGGCAAGCTGCTGAAAGGGGGCAGGCTGCAGGCGCTGGCCATACGGGAGCAGAAAAGCTATGACACCCGCAACTGGGCAGACCTTACCACGCCGGAGTTTCCGGTGGGGCAGCCCTTCGAGGTGGAGTGGATAGACATCGATAACGTGGAATCGCCGGAGAACGACCTGCGGCTGCAGGGCTTCGACAAAGGGGCCGCCCGCTTTGCGCGCGGCGAGGGCATGTGGTTCGGGAACAACGAGGTCTTTTTTGCCTGCACAAACGGCGGCAAGACCATGCACGGCCAGGTGTTCCGGTACGTGCCGAGCCCCTATGAGGGAAAAGCAGAGGAAAAGAGCCAGCCCGGAAAGCTGGAGCTTTTCGTGGAGCCGAATGACTCGACCATCGCCAATGCCTGCGACAACATGACCGTGTCGCAGTGGGGCGACTTAGTGCTGTGCGAAGACAATCCGGCCCCCTATGTGGTGGGCATCACCCCAAAGGGAGAGTTCTACAAACTGGCGCAAAACGTGGGCTTCAAGAGCGAGTTTGCCGGAGGCGTGTTCTCGCCGTCTGGCGACACCTACTTCGTCAACCTGCAGGGCGCGGGTATAACCGTAGCCGTCACCGGCCCCTGGCGCAAGGCGTAG